In a genomic window of Streptomyces roseoviridis:
- a CDS encoding SDR family oxidoreductase — protein sequence MNLPARGRRVLVSGASRGLGRAVARAFAANGDRVAVHYGSRAEEARATLASLDGTGHALVSGDLADPAEAARVADAAAEALGGIDVLVNNAAVNLPHPPATTPYEEWVAVWQRHVNVNLLGTAWLSQLAARRMIDAGQGGRIVNIGSRGAFRGEPDHPAYGATKAAVHALGQSLAVALAPHGIGVASVAPGFFTTERVAPRLTGPEAESIRAQSPFGRVATPEEIAAAVLWLASPDAEWASGTVLDMNGASYLRT from the coding sequence ATGAACCTGCCCGCCCGTGGACGGCGCGTCCTCGTCAGCGGCGCCTCGCGCGGTCTGGGCCGCGCGGTGGCCCGGGCCTTCGCGGCCAACGGCGACCGGGTGGCCGTGCACTACGGCTCCCGCGCCGAGGAGGCCCGCGCGACCCTGGCCTCCCTCGACGGCACCGGCCACGCGCTGGTCTCCGGCGACCTCGCCGACCCGGCGGAGGCGGCGCGGGTCGCCGACGCGGCGGCGGAGGCGCTCGGCGGCATCGACGTGCTGGTGAACAACGCGGCCGTGAACCTGCCGCATCCGCCGGCGACGACGCCGTACGAGGAGTGGGTGGCGGTGTGGCAGCGGCACGTGAACGTGAACCTGCTGGGCACGGCCTGGCTGAGCCAGTTGGCGGCACGGCGGATGATCGACGCGGGGCAGGGGGGCCGGATCGTCAACATCGGCTCGCGCGGTGCCTTCCGGGGCGAGCCGGACCATCCGGCGTACGGGGCGACCAAGGCCGCCGTCCACGCCCTGGGCCAGTCCCTGGCCGTCGCCCTCGCCCCGCACGGCATCGGCGTGGCCTCCGTCGCCCCCGGCTTCTTCACCACCGAACGCGTCGCCCCGCGTCTGACGGGCCCCGAGGCGGAATCCATCCGCGCCCAGAGCCCCTTCGGCCGTGTCGCCACCCCGGAGGAGATCGCCGCGGCCGTGCTGTGGCTCGCCTCCCCGGACGCGGAATGGGCCTCGGGCACGGTGCTGGACATGAACGGGGCGTCGTACCTGCGGACCTGA
- a CDS encoding antibiotic biosynthesis monooxygenase, whose translation MHTIENPHARPDLRRPGVGLVMASRWRVGTPERQQQTVRAIRAAWLSRDWPDGGLLSYSVLVGSDGDTLLHYSQWTGEEAYQDFFRTHRDDRNAEIDAAVPGIERVGLRRLAPPFRTTVYEAEGRGAVVPGCVAAVLVEVGPEGPEALADALEAGGGGAGDGRIASYAHLTVDGTHLFHYSEWESETAHVCRQAETGPCPGVADDRTRRHAPALSLSAGA comes from the coding sequence ATGCACACCATCGAGAACCCGCACGCCCGTCCCGATCTGCGCCGCCCCGGCGTCGGCCTCGTCATGGCCAGCCGCTGGCGGGTCGGCACCCCCGAGCGGCAGCAGCAGACCGTGCGGGCCATCCGCGCGGCCTGGCTGAGCCGCGACTGGCCGGACGGGGGACTGCTCTCGTACAGCGTCCTCGTCGGCAGCGACGGCGACACCCTCCTGCACTACTCGCAGTGGACGGGCGAGGAGGCGTACCAGGACTTCTTCCGCACCCACCGCGACGACCGCAACGCCGAGATCGACGCGGCGGTGCCGGGCATCGAGCGCGTCGGACTCCGGCGCCTGGCGCCACCGTTCCGTACGACCGTGTACGAGGCGGAGGGCCGGGGCGCCGTGGTGCCCGGGTGCGTGGCCGCCGTCCTCGTGGAGGTCGGGCCCGAGGGACCCGAGGCCCTGGCCGACGCCCTGGAGGCGGGCGGTGGGGGCGCGGGTGACGGGCGGATCGCCTCGTACGCCCATCTCACCGTCGACGGCACCCACCTCTTCCACTACTCCGAGTGGGAGAGCGAGACGGCGCACGTCTGCCGGCAGGCCGAGACGGGTCCCTGCCCGGGGGTCGCCGACGACCGCACCCGCAGGCACGCGCCCGCGCTCAGCCTGAGCGCGGGCGCGTGA
- a CDS encoding endonuclease/exonuclease/phosphatase family protein encodes MSSSIPRSAAVAAVVSAALAAGLLGGASASADDAATAAATAADTATGAAAPVRIHDIQGTTRVSPLAGKQVTGVTGIVTGVRTYGSRGFWMQDPTSDDNPATSEGVFVFTSSVPTVAVGDAVSVNGTVTEYVPGGLNSGNQSLTQISKPAVTVLSQGNPVPAPVTISAASVPDAYTPAGDPAAGGSVNGLTLRPDTYALDHYESLEGTNVRIGSSRVVGATDPYSELWVTVKPFENDNLRGGTVYGSYESQNTGRLQIQQLAPVSQKPFPKANVGDWLAGTTEGPLDFNQFGGYTLVANTLGEHVDLGLEREVTERQHKNELAVATYNVENLDPSDPQDKFDALAKAVVDNLASPDILALEEIQDDNGAKNDGTVTAGETLKKFTAAIAAAGGPAYEWRSVDPQNNKDGGEPGGNIRQVFLFNPARVSFVDRPGGDATTATAVTGAKGDAHLTVSPGRIDPANTAWDNSRKPLAGEFRFRGRTVIVVANHFGSKGGDESIVSHHQPPNRSSEAKRLLQAQAVNAFVKDVLAVDKQADVVVLGDINDFEFSGTTRALTDGGALFPAITSLPRGERYSYVYQGNSQVLDQILTSPGVHHFEYDSVHINAEFADQNSDHDPQVLRFRP; translated from the coding sequence ATGTCTTCCTCCATACCGAGATCGGCCGCCGTCGCCGCCGTCGTTTCCGCCGCCCTCGCCGCCGGTCTGCTCGGCGGCGCGTCCGCCTCCGCCGACGACGCGGCCACCGCCGCCGCCACGGCCGCGGACACGGCCACCGGTGCGGCGGCCCCCGTCCGGATCCACGACATCCAGGGCACCACCCGCGTCTCGCCGCTCGCCGGCAAGCAGGTCACGGGCGTCACGGGCATCGTCACCGGCGTGCGGACGTACGGTTCGCGTGGATTCTGGATGCAGGATCCGACGTCCGATGACAACCCGGCCACCAGTGAGGGCGTCTTCGTCTTCACCAGCTCCGTCCCGACCGTCGCCGTCGGCGACGCGGTGAGCGTCAACGGCACCGTCACCGAGTACGTCCCGGGCGGTCTGAACTCCGGCAACCAGTCCCTGACGCAGATCTCCAAGCCGGCGGTCACCGTCCTGTCGCAGGGCAACCCGGTCCCCGCCCCGGTCACGATCTCGGCCGCCTCCGTCCCCGACGCCTACACCCCGGCGGGCGACCCTGCGGCCGGCGGCTCCGTCAACGGACTCACCCTGCGGCCGGACACCTACGCCCTGGACCACTACGAGTCCCTGGAGGGCACCAACGTCCGCATCGGCTCCTCGCGGGTGGTCGGTGCGACCGACCCGTACTCCGAGCTGTGGGTGACGGTGAAGCCGTTCGAGAACGACAACCTCCGCGGCGGCACGGTCTACGGCTCGTACGAGTCCCAGAACACCGGCCGGCTCCAGATCCAGCAGCTGGCCCCGGTCTCCCAGAAGCCGTTCCCGAAGGCGAACGTGGGCGACTGGCTGGCCGGCACCACCGAGGGCCCGCTGGACTTCAACCAGTTCGGCGGCTACACCCTGGTCGCGAACACCCTCGGCGAGCACGTGGACCTCGGCCTGGAGCGCGAGGTGACCGAGCGCCAGCACAAGAACGAGCTGGCCGTCGCCACGTACAACGTGGAGAACCTCGACCCGAGCGACCCGCAGGACAAGTTCGACGCGCTCGCCAAGGCGGTCGTCGACAACCTGGCCTCGCCCGACATCCTCGCCCTGGAGGAGATCCAGGACGACAACGGCGCCAAGAACGACGGCACGGTCACGGCCGGCGAGACGCTGAAGAAGTTCACGGCCGCGATCGCGGCGGCCGGCGGCCCGGCGTACGAGTGGCGTTCGGTCGACCCGCAGAACAACAAGGACGGCGGCGAGCCCGGCGGCAACATCCGTCAGGTCTTCCTCTTCAACCCGGCGCGGGTCTCCTTCGTCGACCGCCCGGGCGGCGACGCCACCACCGCGACCGCGGTGACCGGCGCCAAGGGCGACGCCCACCTGACCGTCTCGCCCGGCCGGATCGACCCGGCGAACACGGCCTGGGACAACAGCCGCAAGCCGCTCGCGGGCGAGTTCCGCTTCCGCGGCCGTACGGTCATCGTGGTCGCGAACCACTTCGGCTCCAAGGGCGGCGACGAGTCGATCGTCTCCCACCACCAGCCGCCGAACCGTTCCTCCGAGGCCAAGCGCCTGCTCCAGGCCCAGGCCGTCAACGCCTTCGTCAAGGACGTCCTGGCCGTCGACAAGCAGGCCGACGTGGTGGTCCTCGGCGACATCAACGACTTCGAGTTCTCCGGCACGACGCGGGCGCTGACCGACGGGGGCGCGCTGTTCCCGGCCATCACGTCGCTGCCGCGCGGCGAGCGCTACTCGTACGTCTACCAGGGCAACAGCCAGGTCCTCGACCAGATCCTGACCAGCCCCGGCGTGCACCACTTCGAGTACGACAGCGTGCACATCAACGCCGAGTTCGCGGACCAGAACAGCGATCACGACCCGCAGGTGCTGCGCTTCCGCCCGTAG